The Hevea brasiliensis isolate MT/VB/25A 57/8 chromosome 1, ASM3005281v1, whole genome shotgun sequence genome has a window encoding:
- the LOC110656412 gene encoding U-box domain-containing protein 13, giving the protein MEDEKEALVQSLIDKVNQIGSISDYKCTVKKQYCNLARRLKLLTPLFEEIRESKEPIPEETAKALDLLKQALDSANELLRFGSEGSKIYLVLEREQIMNKYHEVTTKFEQALSGISYENLDISDEVKEQVELVHAQFRRAKGRVDPPDVELLEDLLSLYNKSKDAAVDPAVLRRSSEKLQLKGIADLTQESLALHEMVAATGGDTGENIEKMSMLLKKIKDFVQTENPNMDASAIEKNHHPDGSGQASINGNKRATVIPDDFRCPISLEMMKDPVIVSTGQTYERSCIGKWLEAGHCTCPKTQQSLNSTVITPNYVLRSLIAQWCEANGVEPPKLPSSNKITSACSSAEFAKIEILLHRLRSDSPEDQRCAAGEIRLLAKRNADNRVAIAEAGAIPLLVGLLSTPDTRTQEHAVTALLNLSICEDNKGNIMSSGAVPGIVRVLKKGSMEARENAAATLFSLSVVDENKVIIGSSGAIPPLATLLSEGTQRGKKDAATALFNLCIYQGNKGKAVRAGVVPTLMRLLTEPGGGMVDEALAILAILASHLEGKAAIGSAEAVPVLVEVIRNGSPRNRENAAAVLVHLCAGDHKHLAEAQELGVMGPLVDLAQNGTDRGKRKAQQLIERMSRFVEQQNQDQAQTEAQTQLPQPSFMSNSADS; this is encoded by the exons ATGGAGGATGAGAAAGAGGCTTTGGTGCAGAGTTTGATTGATAAGGTGAACCAGATTGGTTCGATCTCTGATTATAAGTGTACGGTGAAGAAGCAGTATTGCAATTTAGCTAGGAGATTGAAGCTGTTGACGCCATTGTTCGAGGAGATTAGAGAGAGTAAGGAGCCGATTCCTGAAGAGACTGCGAAAGCTTTAGATTTGTTAAAACAAGCTCTGGATTCGGCTAATGAGTTGCTTAGATTTGGCAGCGAAGGCAGTAAGATTTACCTG GTCTTGGAGAGGGAGCAAATTATGAATAAGTATCATGAGGTGACAACTAAGTTCGAACAAGCTCTAAGTGGAATTTCCTATGAAAACCTGGACATATCAGATGAAGTTAAGGAACAG GTTGAGCTTGTCCATGCTCAGTTCAGAAGAGCAAAAGGGAGGGTCGATCCTCCTGATGTTGAGCTGTTGGAAGATCTCTTATCCCTTTACAACAAGAGCAAAGATGCAGCAGTAGATCCAGCTGTCCTAAGAAGATCATCTGAGAAGTTGCAATTGAAAGGGATAGCTGACCTCACACAAGAGTCATTAGCCTTGCATGAAATGGTTGCCGCCACTGGTGGTGATACTGGTGAGAACATTGAAAAAATGTCGAtgctattaaagaaaattaaagactTTGTGCAAACAGAAAACCCCAACATGGATGCTTCTGCAATAGAAAAAAATCATCATCCAGATGGCAGTGGACAAGCTTCCATCAATGGGAATAAGAGGGCCACAGTTATACCAGATGACTTCCGCTGCCCAATATCCCTGGAAATGATGAAAGATCCTGTTATTGTTTCAACAGGGCAG ACATATGAGCGTTCCTGCATTGGGAAGTGGCTGGAAGCAGGACATTGCACATGTCCAAAGACGCAACAGTCCCTCAACAGTACTGTCATCACACCCAATTATGTACTGCGCAGCCTCATAGCCCAGTGGTGTGAAGCAAATGGTGTTGAACCCCCAAAACTACCTAGCAGCAACAAAATCACATCTGCCTGCTCATCTGCTGAGTTTGCAAAGATTGAAATTCTTCTTCACAGACTCAGATCTGATAGCCCTGAAGACCAGCGATGTGCTGCAGGTGAGATCCGCCTTCTTGCCAAGCGGAATGCAGATAATCGTGTGGCTATTGCTGAAGCTGGCGCAATCCCTCTCCTTGTGGGCCTCCTCTCAACACCCGACACTCGCACCCAAGAGCATGCTGTCACTGCACTTCTTAACCTTTCCATATGTGAAGATAACAAAGGAAACATCATGTCATCTGGGGCAGTTCCTGGTATAGTGCGTGTGCTCAAGAAGGGCAGCATGGAAGCTCGGGAAAATGCAGCAGCTACCCTTTTCAGTCTTTCAGTTGTGGATGAAAATAAAGTTATAATAGGTTCTTCAGGGGCCATCCCACCACTTGCGACACTTCTAAGTGAGGGTACACAAAGGGGGAAAAAAGATGCTGCAACTGCACTTTTCAACTTGTGCATCTATCAGGGGAACAAGGGAAAGGCAGTGAGGGCTGGAGTTGTGCCCACACTAATGCGTCTGCTGACAGAACCTGGAGGTGGAATGGTGGATGAAGCGCTTGCCATTTTAGCGATTCTAGCTAGCCACCTTGAAGGGAAGGCAGCCATTGGATCTGCAGAGGCAGTGCCAGTTTTGGTGGAAGTTATCAGAAATGGATCCCCAAGGAACAGAGAGAATGCAGCTGCAGTTTTGGTGCACCTTTGTGCTGGAGACCATAAACATTTGGCAGAAGCACAAGAGCTTGGAGTAATGGGGCCTCTAGTCGATTTGGCTCAAAATGGCACAGACCGGGGAAAGAGGAAGGCTCAACAATTGATTGAGCGTATGAGCAGGTTTGTTGAGCAGCAAAATCAGGATCAGGCACAAACTGAAGCTCAGACGCAACTACCCCAGCCATCCTTCATGTCAAATTCTGCTGATAGCTGA